The Eleutherodactylus coqui strain aEleCoq1 chromosome 6, aEleCoq1.hap1, whole genome shotgun sequence genome window below encodes:
- the LOC136571753 gene encoding aspartate and serine-rich protein-like yields MKRPTLTPLALSPPGTDRPNTDSPSTNTPDTESQGTDTSSTDTPGTDSPGIDTAGTDMPNTDTTGTDTPNTHSPGTDSSDTSGTDSTGTNSPSNGVPSTDTLGTDSANTDTPNTDTAATNTATTDSAGTDSPDTDSSDMSKADTPGADSPNTDNPWH; encoded by the coding sequence ATGAAACGCCCAACACTGACACCCCTGGCACTGTCACCCCCCGGCACTGACCGCCCCAACACTGACAGTCCCAGCACTAACACCCCCGACACTGAGAGCCAAGGCACTGACACCTCCAGCACTGACACACCTGGCACTGACAGCCCTGGCATAGACACTGCTGGCACTGACATGCCCAACACTGACACGACTGGCACGGACACCCCCAACACTCATAGCCCAGGCACTGACAGCTCTGACACCTCCGGCACTGACAGCACTGGCACTAACAGCCCCAGCAATGGCGTCCCCAGCACTGACACCCTCGGCACTGACAGTGCCAACACGGACACCCCCAACACTGACACCGCCGCCACTAACACCGCCACCACTGACAGTGCTGGCACTGACAGCCCCGACACTGACAGCTCTGACATGTCCAAGGCCGACACCCCAGGTGCTGACAGCCCCAACACTGACAACCCCTGGCACTGA